The proteins below are encoded in one region of Bacilli bacterium PM5-9:
- a CDS encoding hypothetical protein (product_source=Hypo-rule applied; cath_funfam=3.80.10.10; cleavage_site_network=SignalP-noTM; pfam=PF13855; smart=SM00369; superfamily=52058; transmembrane_helix_parts=Outside_1_379,TMhelix_380_402,Inside_403_417) encodes MKKITLIFFSICYLTIFHNSISAASGCAFSNSNNKVVYCNNLKDFESIKNKNNIESLTINSAKVVAIPNSITNLPNLKRLNLANNMIKSIPKNIKSLSKLEVLILNNNGINSLNNIDLLPTLKELYLSGNDLNVVSSKINKLTKLRILDLENNQITYLSSLNSNVQLRKLNLKDNMLITLPSLSQVNLDDLNVENNYLTTNTIASKNNVFSISNQNTIVINENSFNLNQVWYNQSNMVRNAIKSSNGDAIVGFEKYTITNIKDKNNNSYNYNILFENDNSILKSGEYYANILLSSGNNNYILNKTIKINMIAKKIENDVNEDDKKVIDNNDQVNRNQNDIVVDVDLDKKVNDLDKKDSLLKTTLENNIGQKFTFFMFNNIYWLRLTLFMLIIAMLITVVLLLRKTLKTEKSVENIIS; translated from the coding sequence ATGAAAAAAATAACTTTAATTTTTTTTAGTATCTGTTATTTAACTATTTTTCATAATTCTATAAGTGCAGCAAGTGGCTGTGCCTTTTCAAATTCAAATAATAAAGTAGTATATTGTAATAATTTAAAGGATTTTGAAAGTATTAAAAATAAAAATAATATTGAGAGTTTAACAATTAATAGTGCTAAAGTAGTTGCGATTCCAAATAGTATAACTAATTTGCCTAATTTAAAAAGATTAAACTTAGCTAACAATATGATTAAAAGCATTCCAAAAAACATTAAATCTTTATCTAAACTGGAGGTTCTTATTTTAAATAATAATGGTATTAATTCTTTAAACAATATTGATTTATTACCTACATTAAAAGAATTGTATCTAAGTGGTAATGATTTAAATGTAGTATCATCAAAAATTAATAAACTAACTAAATTGAGAATTTTAGACTTAGAAAATAATCAAATCACATATTTAAGTTCATTAAATAGTAATGTTCAATTAAGAAAATTAAATTTAAAGGATAATATGTTAATTACTTTACCTAGTTTAAGTCAGGTTAATTTAGATGATTTAAATGTTGAAAACAATTATCTTACAACAAATACTATTGCTTCTAAAAATAATGTTTTTTCGATTAGTAATCAAAATACGATAGTTATTAATGAGAACTCGTTTAACCTTAACCAAGTTTGGTATAACCAAAGTAATATGGTTAGAAATGCTATTAAATCTAGCAATGGCGATGCGATTGTTGGTTTTGAAAAGTATACGATTACTAATATTAAAGATAAAAATAATAATTCTTATAATTATAATATCTTATTTGAAAATGATAATAGTATTTTAAAGAGTGGAGAGTATTATGCTAATATTCTTTTATCTTCTGGTAATAATAACTATATTTTAAATAAAACTATTAAGATTAATATGATTGCAAAAAAGATAGAAAATGATGTTAACGAGGATGATAAGAAGGTTATTGATAATAATGATCAGGTTAATAGAAATCAAAATGATATTGTTGTTGATGTTGACCTTGATAAAAAAGTCAATGACTTGGACAAAAAGGATAGTTTATTAAAAACTACTTTAGAAAACAATATTGGTCAAAAATTTACTTTCTTTATGTTTAATAATATTTATTGGTTAAGATTAACTTTGTTTAT
- a CDS encoding signal transduction histidine kinase (product_source=COG0642; cath_funfam=1.10.287.130,3.30.565.10; cog=COG0642; pfam=PF02518; smart=SM00387; superfamily=47384,55874; transmembrane_helix_parts=Inside_1_11,TMhelix_12_34,Outside_35_140,TMhelix_141_163,Inside_164_457) produces MNNKRSILWRRAFVVVVVLFCLTIVLSVYSITQLPQEYANKQNKQIELAKSLIDEGIETEDINKFNNIKSTYSVEFLVYDVNLSKIIYSTIPMSQETDLQQSLNRNAISYEEYYSVKKNNKKYNVWFVQYNISPQEVFDTWIVLLITIILLTIGFNILAIIIFYKELLKPIQRLKENIIKISKYQLDSINQKNDSFEYDQLSKRLAFFAQDLSNYLEKTNYSYTELEKNLQLKNEEMVYRTRMVASLTHNLKSPIVNENLYINEILKDSNDQYLINNNLNEIKLINQKLLNDINDIGELVYQDNTNMFLKNEEIDLIAILLDNYNKFIHQYKSKNYQVILDFDEKVIINTNKLSITQIIHNAFSNIYAYGKENGLVEISCYKENNKCYLSFYNDAKQFEEEQLENIFKLFYRISDNHDGLGTGLFTIKRLTAELGGDVSMKNKDNGIVLEFVFDDML; encoded by the coding sequence ATGAATAATAAGCGTTCAATTTTATGGCGTAGGGCATTTGTTGTAGTTGTTGTCTTATTTTGTCTTACAATAGTCTTATCAGTTTACTCTATTACTCAATTACCTCAAGAATATGCCAATAAGCAAAATAAACAAATTGAGCTTGCTAAATCATTAATAGATGAAGGTATTGAAACTGAAGACATTAATAAATTTAATAATATCAAATCTACTTACTCAGTAGAATTTTTAGTTTATGATGTTAATTTATCAAAAATTATATATTCAACAATTCCAATGTCTCAAGAAACTGATTTACAACAATCTTTAAATAGGAATGCTATTTCTTATGAAGAATATTATAGTGTTAAAAAAAATAATAAGAAATATAATGTTTGGTTTGTTCAATATAACATCTCACCACAAGAGGTTTTTGATACGTGGATTGTTTTATTAATTACTATTATTTTACTTACAATAGGCTTTAATATTTTAGCAATCATTATTTTCTATAAAGAACTATTAAAACCTATTCAAAGACTAAAAGAAAATATTATTAAAATTAGTAAGTATCAATTAGATAGTATCAACCAAAAAAATGATAGTTTTGAATATGATCAACTATCAAAAAGATTAGCATTCTTTGCGCAAGATTTAAGTAATTATTTAGAAAAAACAAATTATAGCTATACAGAACTAGAAAAAAACTTACAATTAAAAAATGAAGAAATGGTTTATCGTACAAGAATGGTTGCTTCACTAACACATAATTTGAAATCACCGATTGTTAATGAAAACTTGTATATTAATGAAATATTAAAGGATAGTAATGATCAATATTTAATTAATAATAATTTAAATGAAATTAAACTAATTAACCAAAAACTTCTTAATGATATAAATGATATTGGTGAATTAGTATATCAGGATAACACTAATATGTTTTTAAAAAATGAAGAGATTGATTTAATTGCTATTTTATTGGACAACTATAATAAATTTATACATCAATATAAAAGCAAGAATTATCAAGTTATTTTAGATTTTGATGAAAAGGTTATTATTAATACTAATAAATTATCAATAACACAGATTATTCATAATGCTTTTTCTAATATTTATGCTTATGGAAAAGAAAATGGTCTTGTTGAAATATCTTGTTATAAAGAAAATAATAAATGTTATTTAAGTTTTTATAATGATGCAAAACAGTTTGAAGAGGAACAATTAGAAAATATTTTCAAATTATTTTATCGTATTTCTGACAATCATGATGGACTTGGTACGGGATTGTTTACAATTAAAAGACTTACTGCTGAACTTGGTGGAGATGTTAGTATGAAAAATAAGGATAATGGCATTGTTTTAGAATTTGTTTTTGATGATATGCTTTAG
- a CDS encoding two-component system response regulator VanR (product_source=KO:K18344; cath_funfam=1.10.10.10,3.40.50.2300; cog=COG0745; ko=KO:K18344; pfam=PF00072,PF00486; smart=SM00448; superfamily=52172), whose product MKKILFIDDDTEYARMIIDLLKELNYNVDYSSSSIEGLEMAKKINYDLVIADLYLDKLNGNQIAEMLKVYREDAKVIILTNSTNPSDEVRGLQVGVDDYVKKDVSFEILVERIKRLIQDKKTSMSIKTIKSDVEQIKIDRENRIVKKDDVEVHLTMLEFDLLVYLLKNKNQLLSREQIIEKVWKVPADSLHVDLRTVDAHIKNLRSKLALSSIVSVRGIGYRWHE is encoded by the coding sequence ATGAAAAAAATTCTATTCATTGATGATGATACTGAATATGCAAGAATGATTATAGATTTATTAAAAGAACTTAACTATAATGTTGATTATTCTTCAAGTAGTATTGAGGGATTAGAAATGGCAAAAAAGATCAATTATGATTTAGTGATTGCTGATTTGTATTTAGATAAGTTAAATGGTAATCAAATCGCTGAGATGTTAAAGGTATATCGAGAAGATGCAAAGGTAATCATTTTAACTAATTCAACAAACCCAAGTGATGAAGTTCGTGGTTTACAAGTTGGTGTTGATGATTATGTGAAAAAAGATGTTTCATTTGAAATATTAGTTGAGAGAATTAAAAGATTAATTCAAGATAAAAAAACATCAATGAGTATTAAAACAATTAAAAGTGATGTTGAACAAATAAAAATTGATAGAGAAAATAGAATTGTTAAAAAAGATGATGTTGAAGTTCACTTAACAATGCTTGAATTTGATTTATTAGTTTATTTATTGAAAAATAAAAATCAATTATTATCAAGAGAACAAATAATTGAAAAAGTATGGAAAGTACCTGCAGATTCATTGCATGTTGATTTAAGAACAGTTGATGCACATATTAAAAACTTACGTTCTAAATTAGCTTTATCATCAATTGTTTCTGTTCGTGGTATTGGTTATCGTTGGCATGAATAA
- a CDS encoding hypothetical protein (product_source=Hypo-rule applied; superfamily=81345; transmembrane_helix_parts=Inside_1_28,TMhelix_29_51,Outside_52_60,TMhelix_61_83,Inside_84_94,TMhelix_95_117,Outside_118_126,TMhelix_127_145,Inside_146_152) — MVKKNLFNELCDKRNTFFNEEQSFIMTKIFTNLLFVLMIIFVLSSLLIIIIEDIFLVNSNLSFNDYLSLCFGNICFYYCFVFIKEKVIPYYKNNPLFLIGIIYPAFFNASIIQNILYNFNFNIDIKLLVMILSIFTYYQLLNIYYKKRWSSE, encoded by the coding sequence ATGGTAAAGAAAAATCTCTTTAATGAGTTATGTGATAAAAGAAATACTTTTTTTAATGAAGAACAATCTTTTATAATGACAAAGATATTTACTAATTTATTATTCGTATTAATGATTATCTTTGTTCTTAGTTCTTTATTAATCATTATTATAGAAGATATTTTTTTAGTAAACTCTAATCTTTCATTTAATGATTATCTATCACTATGCTTTGGCAATATTTGCTTTTATTATTGCTTTGTATTCATTAAAGAAAAAGTAATTCCATATTATAAAAATAATCCTTTATTTTTAATTGGAATCATTTATCCAGCATTTTTTAACGCCTCAATTATTCAAAATATTTTATATAATTTTAATTTTAACATTGATATAAAATTACTAGTAATGATTTTAAGTATTTTTACTTATTATCAATTATTAAACATTTATTATAAAAAGAGGTGGTCAAGTGAATAA